A single genomic interval of Clostridium facile harbors:
- a CDS encoding RluA family pseudouridine synthase yields the protein MAEQLELVVAQEEKGKRLDVFLGEQFSEKTRSFLQKIISQQAVTCQGKPLTKNYRLKGEEQLFIVMPDPVELDVQPENIPLDIVYEDSDLLVVNKPKGMVVHPAAGNYTGTLVNALLHHCKGSLSGINGVIRPGIVHRIDKDTSGLLIVAKNDQSHVKLAEQIKNHSFERTYEAVIYGRLPQQEGVVDKPIGRSEKDRKKMCVTQKNSKPAVTHYTVLEEYSQFSHIRLRLETGRTHQIRVHMASLGHPVAGDPVYGPKKCITELQGQCLHAKTIAFEHPTTGKWLSFDSELPDYFRKFLAKLR from the coding sequence ATGGCGGAACAGCTGGAGCTTGTTGTTGCCCAGGAGGAAAAAGGAAAGCGGCTGGATGTATTTTTAGGGGAACAGTTTTCAGAGAAAACCCGTTCTTTTTTGCAAAAAATCATTTCCCAGCAGGCGGTGACTTGTCAAGGTAAGCCTTTAACGAAAAACTACCGCCTAAAAGGGGAGGAACAACTTTTTATTGTCATGCCCGACCCAGTGGAACTGGATGTTCAGCCAGAAAATATTCCTCTGGATATTGTGTACGAGGACAGTGACCTGCTGGTGGTGAACAAACCAAAAGGGATGGTTGTCCATCCAGCTGCGGGGAACTACACTGGTACGCTAGTCAACGCTTTGCTTCACCACTGTAAGGGAAGCCTTTCAGGGATTAACGGAGTAATCCGCCCCGGAATTGTCCACCGGATTGACAAGGATACCAGTGGGCTTTTGATTGTGGCAAAAAACGACCAATCCCATGTAAAGCTGGCGGAGCAGATTAAAAACCACTCGTTTGAGCGGACGTATGAGGCTGTTATTTATGGTAGATTGCCCCAGCAGGAAGGGGTTGTGGACAAACCGATTGGCAGGAGCGAAAAAGACCGGAAAAAAATGTGTGTTACCCAGAAAAATTCCAAGCCGGCTGTTACTCATTATACGGTGCTGGAGGAATATTCTCAGTTCTCCCATATCCGGCTGCGGCTGGAAACAGGAAGAACCCACCAGATTCGCGTCCATATGGCCTCCCTCGGACATCCCGTTGCGGGAGATCCCGTTTATGGCCCGAAAAAATGTATTACAGAGTTACAAGGGCAATGCCTGCACGCCAAAACAATCGCTTTTGAGCATCCAACCACGGGGAAATGGCTCTCGTTTGACAGTGAACTGCCGGATTATTTTCGGAAGTTTTTGGCAAAACTAAGGTAA
- the lspA gene encoding signal peptidase II, whose protein sequence is MKKIIFGVVTVLLVVLDQLFKFLVAQWLPMENDTTTIIPGVLNFTHIENDGAAFSAFAGQRWFIIILTVAIMAICLYFVFTNKIKSWFLHITGAMVVAGGLGNLIDRLFRGGLVFDYIDVNFAPFENFAVFNFADCLVVVGVILVIIGVFVEDYQENKKNKLSQQEGE, encoded by the coding sequence ATGAAAAAAATCATTTTTGGGGTAGTAACCGTGCTTTTGGTTGTGTTAGACCAACTGTTTAAATTCCTGGTAGCCCAATGGTTGCCTATGGAAAATGATACTACTACCATTATTCCAGGGGTACTAAACTTTACCCATATTGAAAACGATGGTGCGGCGTTCAGTGCGTTCGCTGGACAACGCTGGTTTATTATTATCCTTACAGTGGCGATTATGGCAATCTGCCTTTATTTTGTGTTTACCAATAAAATCAAAAGCTGGTTCCTTCACATTACTGGTGCCATGGTAGTTGCTGGCGGTTTGGGAAATTTGATTGACCGCTTGTTTCGTGGCGGACTGGTATTCGATTATATTGATGTGAACTTTGCCCCGTTTGAAAATTTTGCGGTATTTAATTTTGCTGACTGTCTAGTGGTAGTTGGAGTAATCCTGGTAATCATCGGCGTGTTTGTGGAGGACTATCAAGAAAATAAAAAGAATAAACTTTCCCAGCAGGAGGGCGAATAA
- the ileS gene encoding isoleucine--tRNA ligase, producing MAQDYNKTLNLPKTDFPMRGNLPKREQPLFQKFDQERLYYKMIEKNEGKPLYVLHDGPPYANGAIHLGTALNKILKDFIVKHKNMSGYQAPYIPGWDTHGLPIELKALKAAGADKNTITPVELRKMCGEFALEHVENQKAQFKSLGVLGDYENPYLTLKPEFEAKQIEVFGEMAKKNFIYKGLKPVYWCPECNTALAEAEIEYAEDPCYSIYVKFNVTEDKGFFEKQGIDKSKVYFVIWTTTTWTLPGNVAICLGPNYDYTLVKNGDEYYVMARELAPSAMEAAGITDYEMVGNFAGSEFEYMKVAHPFLDRESLVIVGDHVTLESGTGCVHTAPGHGVEDFEVCRNYKEIPIVVPVNSDGILTEEAGEFAGLKTDDANKAIAKKLDSTGNLFAIKKIIHQYPHCWRCKSPILFRATEQWFCSVDDFKEDAVKAIKEVNWIPGWGEGRIENMVRDRSDWCISRQRVWGVPIPIVYCEDCGKAIINDQSIQAIADMFRKEGSNSWYEKDPSEFLPADFECPDCHGKKFRKETDIMDVWFDSGCTHASVVDEKNGLRWPADLYLEGADQYRGWFQSSLLTAVATKGTAPYKNVCTHGWVVDGEGRKMSKSMQNGVAPEKIIEQYGTDILRLWVASSDYHADIRISPEILKQLSEGYRKIRNTARYILGNLNGFNPDTDQVSLDDLHELDKWALLKLDALMKKVDEAYNSFDFHIVYHAIHNFCVVDMSNFYLDIIKDRLYCEKADGVDRRAAQTTMYLILDALTRMVAPILAFTSEEIWQSLPHTSSENTESVLFNQMPEPIGITVSDSFMEKWNKIYEIRECAKKALEEKRAAKVIGSSLDANVIIHCNQETAQFLEGFKDDLQTIFIVSGVEISQDGTGEFNFEEQGLSIDVVKATGEKCERCWMYSDTVGSHPEHPTLCSRCASVVE from the coding sequence ATGGCACAAGATTATAATAAGACTTTAAATCTTCCAAAAACGGATTTTCCCATGCGTGGAAACCTGCCAAAAAGGGAACAGCCTTTGTTCCAGAAATTTGACCAGGAAAGATTGTACTACAAGATGATTGAAAAAAATGAAGGCAAACCGTTGTACGTGTTGCATGACGGCCCTCCATATGCCAATGGTGCGATCCATCTGGGTACTGCGTTAAATAAAATTTTAAAGGATTTTATTGTAAAGCATAAAAATATGAGTGGTTATCAGGCTCCTTATATTCCAGGCTGGGATACTCACGGTCTCCCGATTGAATTAAAAGCGTTAAAAGCGGCTGGCGCGGATAAAAACACCATCACTCCAGTAGAACTGAGAAAAATGTGTGGGGAGTTTGCCCTGGAACATGTGGAAAATCAAAAAGCACAGTTTAAAAGCTTGGGTGTATTGGGAGATTATGAAAACCCATACCTGACCCTCAAACCGGAATTTGAAGCCAAACAAATCGAAGTATTTGGCGAAATGGCAAAGAAAAACTTTATCTATAAAGGCTTAAAACCAGTTTATTGGTGCCCAGAATGTAATACCGCTTTGGCGGAAGCAGAAATTGAATATGCAGAGGATCCATGTTATTCTATCTATGTAAAATTCAATGTGACCGAGGATAAAGGCTTCTTTGAAAAACAGGGGATTGATAAATCCAAAGTTTATTTTGTGATTTGGACTACTACTACCTGGACATTACCGGGCAACGTTGCTATCTGTTTAGGTCCAAATTATGATTATACTCTGGTGAAAAACGGGGATGAATACTATGTAATGGCTCGGGAACTGGCTCCATCCGCAATGGAAGCTGCTGGCATTACCGATTATGAAATGGTTGGTAACTTTGCTGGCTCTGAATTTGAATATATGAAAGTTGCCCACCCATTCCTCGATCGTGAATCTTTGGTAATTGTAGGGGATCACGTTACTCTGGAAAGTGGTACTGGATGCGTACACACCGCTCCTGGCCATGGTGTGGAAGACTTTGAAGTCTGCCGGAACTATAAAGAAATTCCAATTGTGGTTCCAGTGAATTCTGACGGTATCTTAACCGAAGAAGCTGGGGAATTTGCCGGCTTAAAAACCGATGATGCCAATAAGGCAATCGCGAAAAAACTGGATTCCACCGGAAACCTGTTTGCTATTAAAAAGATTATCCACCAATATCCTCACTGTTGGCGTTGTAAGAGCCCAATCCTGTTCCGCGCGACAGAACAGTGGTTCTGCTCCGTAGATGATTTTAAAGAGGATGCTGTAAAGGCAATCAAAGAGGTAAACTGGATTCCTGGCTGGGGTGAAGGACGTATTGAGAACATGGTACGTGACCGCAGCGACTGGTGTATTTCTCGTCAGCGGGTATGGGGCGTTCCAATCCCAATCGTTTACTGTGAAGATTGTGGCAAAGCGATTATCAATGATCAATCTATCCAAGCGATTGCGGATATGTTCCGTAAAGAGGGCTCCAACTCCTGGTATGAGAAAGATCCATCTGAGTTCTTGCCAGCGGATTTTGAATGTCCTGATTGCCATGGTAAAAAATTCCGCAAAGAAACTGATATCATGGATGTTTGGTTTGATAGTGGTTGTACCCATGCTTCTGTTGTGGATGAAAAGAATGGCTTGCGCTGGCCAGCGGATTTGTACCTGGAAGGGGCTGACCAATATCGTGGTTGGTTCCAATCCTCCTTACTGACAGCGGTTGCGACAAAAGGTACCGCACCATATAAAAACGTATGTACTCATGGTTGGGTAGTGGATGGTGAAGGGCGTAAAATGTCCAAATCCATGCAAAACGGTGTTGCACCAGAAAAGATTATCGAACAATACGGTACGGATATCCTTCGTCTATGGGTCGCTTCTTCCGACTATCATGCGGATATTAGAATTTCTCCAGAAATCCTGAAACAGCTCTCCGAAGGTTACCGTAAAATCCGTAACACCGCAAGATATATTTTAGGGAACTTAAATGGGTTCAATCCGGATACCGACCAGGTTTCCCTGGATGACCTGCACGAATTAGATAAATGGGCATTGTTAAAATTGGATGCTCTCATGAAAAAAGTGGATGAAGCATACAATAGCTTTGATTTCCATATTGTATACCATGCAATCCATAACTTCTGCGTTGTTGATATGTCCAACTTCTACCTGGATATTATCAAAGATCGTTTGTACTGTGAAAAAGCAGATGGCGTTGACCGCCGCGCCGCACAAACCACCATGTATCTGATTTTGGACGCATTGACTAGAATGGTTGCGCCAATCCTGGCATTTACTTCAGAAGAAATCTGGCAGAGCCTGCCACATACTTCCTCTGAGAATACCGAATCCGTTCTGTTCAATCAAATGCCAGAACCAATCGGCATCACAGTATCCGATTCTTTCATGGAAAAATGGAATAAAATCTACGAAATCCGTGAATGTGCGAAAAAAGCATTGGAAGAAAAACGTGCCGCGAAAGTCATCGGTTCTTCCTTGGATGCAAATGTCATCATTCATTGCAACCAGGAAACAGCCCAATTCCTGGAAGGCTTTAAGGACGACCTACAAACAATCTTTATTGTTTCCGGCGTGGAAATCTCCCAGGATGGAACAGGCGAGTTCAATTTTGAGGAACAAGGTCTTTCCATTGATGTTGTGAAAGCAACTGGAGAGAAATGTGAACGCTGCTGGATGTACAGCGATACCGTTGGTTCTCATCCAGAACATCCTACTTTGTGCTCTCGTTGTGCAAGCGTAGTAGAATAA
- a CDS encoding DivIVA domain-containing protein, protein MNANELRRQTFDKGAFGFKPDEVEACLSKAADAWETMENENKELKEEIKKLHAQIERYQEDEESVKEIIVSAQKLSSTVVHDAKIKAAAMVEEAEQKSDKMITDATAKSNKMIAEAEEQSQKMMAEATVKSSNMLKDAQEKAGSLVSDAKTRTETEVLRLKKMQKEVSAFKSNLLGIYKAHLDLITKLPEVKDTKPEPSKPVVEDMPEAPKPQDIPAEKLEKPPVAKQPAEVKPVPDPKPVESEKVVQEQGSPFRITITETKNSPNATNNANRPDFKSRFSDLKFGEQK, encoded by the coding sequence TTGAACGCCAATGAATTAAGACGGCAAACGTTTGATAAAGGCGCGTTTGGATTTAAACCGGACGAGGTAGAAGCTTGTTTGTCCAAAGCGGCAGATGCTTGGGAAACAATGGAAAATGAAAATAAAGAACTCAAAGAGGAAATTAAAAAGCTACATGCCCAGATTGAACGTTATCAGGAAGACGAAGAGAGTGTAAAAGAAATTATTGTCAGCGCGCAAAAACTGAGCAGCACCGTAGTACATGATGCCAAAATAAAAGCGGCTGCTATGGTGGAAGAAGCGGAACAGAAAAGCGATAAAATGATTACCGACGCCACCGCAAAAAGTAATAAAATGATTGCGGAAGCGGAGGAGCAAAGCCAGAAAATGATGGCAGAAGCCACCGTAAAAAGTTCCAATATGTTAAAAGATGCACAGGAAAAAGCAGGTTCCCTGGTTTCCGATGCGAAAACCCGCACCGAAACTGAAGTGCTGCGCTTGAAAAAAATGCAAAAAGAGGTTTCCGCTTTCAAATCTAACTTATTGGGAATTTACAAAGCCCATCTGGATTTGATTACAAAACTGCCGGAAGTAAAAGATACAAAACCAGAACCATCCAAACCAGTTGTGGAGGATATGCCTGAAGCGCCAAAGCCACAGGATATTCCAGCGGAAAAACTGGAAAAACCTCCAGTAGCAAAACAGCCGGCAGAAGTGAAACCTGTACCGGACCCAAAACCGGTAGAATCCGAAAAAGTGGTGCAGGAACAAGGTTCTCCATTCCGGATTACCATTACTGAAACAAAAAATTCGCCAAATGCTACAAATAATGCCAACCGCCCTGATTTTAAATCCAGGTTTAGCGATTTGAAGTTTGGCGAACAAAAATAA
- a CDS encoding RNA-binding protein has protein sequence MTEANQEKALLEAKVEDIFTIAREKNYPKYTSFLNESQVYFAQAYIQKRHYANYLFYGGCKNNRRLMLGAFPDYMQPDREDFPIVSLKIQHPSHYELSHRDFLGSIMGLNIKREAVGDMILQPGECSLFVRDSIAPVILQELCKVGRVGVSVSQEDLSQMELVESFQERAGTVSSMRLDAVVALAARVSREKAVSLIQSGMVMVNYLVAQSNHVALKPADILTIRGVGKFCITDEISQTKKGRFHITINQYT, from the coding sequence ATGACAGAAGCGAACCAGGAAAAAGCACTACTGGAAGCGAAGGTGGAGGATATTTTCACCATTGCCCGGGAGAAAAATTACCCAAAGTACACCTCTTTTCTCAACGAAAGCCAGGTGTATTTTGCGCAGGCATATATTCAAAAACGCCATTATGCGAATTATCTGTTTTACGGTGGTTGTAAAAATAACCGTCGGTTGATGTTGGGGGCGTTTCCGGATTATATGCAGCCTGACCGTGAGGATTTTCCAATTGTTTCCCTGAAAATCCAACACCCTTCCCATTATGAACTGAGCCATCGGGACTTTTTAGGCTCCATTATGGGATTGAATATAAAAAGGGAAGCGGTAGGAGATATGATTCTTCAGCCAGGGGAATGTTCCCTCTTTGTCCGGGATAGCATCGCCCCTGTTATTTTACAGGAACTGTGCAAAGTAGGCAGGGTTGGCGTATCGGTTAGCCAGGAGGATTTATCTCAGATGGAACTGGTGGAATCTTTTCAGGAACGGGCGGGTACAGTGTCTTCCATGCGGTTGGATGCTGTAGTCGCTTTGGCGGCTAGGGTATCCCGTGAAAAAGCGGTATCTTTGATTCAATCCGGCATGGTTATGGTCAACTATCTGGTAGCGCAATCCAACCATGTTGCATTAAAGCCTGCGGATATCCTTACCATCCGTGGTGTGGGCAAGTTTTGTATTACAGATGAAATCAGCCAGACAAAAAAAGGAAGGTTTCATATTACCATAAACCAATATACGTAG
- a CDS encoding cell division protein SepF gives MSFMDKLKGMVGVEDEDYEEYEEYDDNREVFSAKEENDHRSDRDNSKNKVMNINATAQLKVVLVKPERFEDASSIADHLNAKRTVVLNLESASKEIARRLIDFLSGVAYANNGQIKRVANSTFIITPYNVDVMGDLLDELENNGVFF, from the coding sequence ATGAGTTTTATGGACAAACTAAAAGGTATGGTAGGCGTAGAGGACGAGGATTACGAAGAGTACGAAGAATATGATGACAACCGTGAAGTGTTTTCTGCCAAAGAAGAAAACGACCACAGATCAGATAGAGACAATAGTAAAAATAAAGTAATGAACATCAACGCAACTGCGCAATTAAAAGTAGTTCTGGTAAAGCCAGAACGCTTTGAGGATGCAAGTTCTATTGCGGACCACCTCAATGCGAAGCGCACCGTTGTGTTAAACCTGGAATCCGCTAGCAAGGAGATTGCCCGGCGTTTGATCGACTTTTTAAGCGGCGTTGCCTATGCCAACAACGGTCAGATTAAACGGGTAGCAAACAGTACCTTTATTATCACTCCGTATAATGTGGATGTAATGGGCGACCTGCTGGACGAACTGGAAAATAACGGCGTATTTTTCTAA
- a CDS encoding YggS family pyridoxal phosphate-dependent enzyme — protein MMENQFDSQRVEQIRANVTRIKANIAQAAQKAERSPQDIQLMAVTKTVPPEYVNVAIQEGVTLLGENRAQELMEKYDAYQLKADHIHFIGHLQRNKVKYIIDKVSMIHSVDSLELAKEIDKQAKKHQLIMPVLVEVNIGRQETKSGVDPNLLEPLLDGLSSLGNISVQGLMAIPPAQESEKYFAKMQRLYIDIKAQNRDNIFMNFLSMGMSADYMLAIQYGANIVRVGSAMFGARSYQIGGFQK, from the coding sequence ATGATGGAAAACCAATTCGATAGTCAACGGGTGGAGCAGATTCGTGCCAATGTGACGCGGATAAAAGCCAATATTGCACAGGCGGCACAAAAGGCTGAGCGCTCTCCACAGGATATCCAGCTGATGGCAGTGACTAAAACCGTCCCGCCTGAGTATGTTAACGTTGCTATTCAGGAAGGGGTTACCCTGTTAGGGGAAAACCGTGCTCAAGAGTTGATGGAAAAATACGATGCTTACCAGTTGAAAGCGGATCATATCCACTTTATCGGTCATTTACAGCGCAACAAAGTAAAATATATTATTGATAAGGTTTCCATGATACACTCGGTGGATTCTTTGGAACTTGCCAAGGAGATTGACAAGCAGGCAAAAAAACACCAGTTGATCATGCCCGTATTGGTAGAGGTGAATATCGGCAGGCAGGAAACCAAAAGCGGTGTTGATCCTAATTTACTAGAACCTTTGCTGGATGGACTTTCCAGTTTAGGGAATATTTCGGTACAAGGGCTGATGGCAATCCCGCCAGCGCAAGAAAGTGAGAAATATTTTGCAAAAATGCAGCGGTTATATATTGACATCAAAGCACAAAACAGAGATAATATATTTATGAACTTTTTATCCATGGGAATGAGTGCTGATTATATGTTGGCAATCCAATACGGCGCAAATATTGTGCGGGTTGGTTCTGCAATGTTTGGCGCTAGAAGTTATCAAATAGGAGGATTTCAAAAATGA
- a CDS encoding HlyD family efflux transporter periplasmic adaptor subunit yields MRTNVIRIITVLLSFCILINLGYQVYLRLSDPYQTEIVYDYTLNDSVQTEGLVFKDETIIQRPEGEGVVKYLYQNGDKIAKGANVAMLYQNEADVAATAQIEQLTAQIEQLEEAQSEGVKQEANISVVNQQLTNTYVEFIQQLEQGGGSDYASYRNDLTFMLNKRQIVTQKVTDFNGQIQTLNQQKSELESSITSQPQAVNASQAGYFEDKLDGYEEQLTHAYSDTVTANELKQLLEQYKEPDPSAEQQTNIIGKVMTKPDLRYVALVPTAKLDQVKQGQACTLRFEDVDAAIEAEIYRIDKNPQQHESLVVFSITQITGNLISIRQNKAEVIFNSHTGLKIPKTALHTSEDGTPGVYIKHGANLNFKKVEILYENEEYILCAHHSTEQEYLQLYDTIIVQGKDLYDGKPIR; encoded by the coding sequence ATGAGAACCAATGTAATCCGCATTATTACGGTTTTGTTATCCTTCTGTATTTTGATCAACCTGGGGTATCAGGTGTATTTGCGGTTGTCCGATCCCTACCAGACCGAGATTGTATATGATTATACCTTAAATGACAGCGTCCAAACCGAAGGGCTTGTTTTTAAGGACGAAACGATTATCCAGCGCCCAGAAGGAGAAGGGGTTGTAAAATACCTGTACCAAAATGGGGATAAAATCGCAAAAGGCGCCAATGTTGCCATGCTCTATCAGAATGAAGCAGACGTAGCAGCAACTGCGCAGATCGAACAACTGACAGCCCAGATTGAACAATTGGAAGAAGCGCAAAGCGAAGGGGTAAAACAGGAAGCTAACATTTCAGTGGTGAACCAACAATTGACCAACACCTATGTGGAGTTTATCCAGCAGCTGGAACAGGGCGGGGGTTCGGATTATGCTTCTTATCGGAATGATCTAACTTTTATGTTGAACAAACGGCAGATTGTAACGCAAAAAGTCACTGATTTTAACGGTCAGATTCAAACCCTCAATCAACAAAAATCTGAGTTGGAGTCCTCAATCACCTCCCAACCCCAAGCAGTTAACGCCTCCCAGGCTGGCTATTTTGAGGACAAGTTGGATGGCTATGAGGAACAGTTGACCCACGCTTATTCTGATACCGTTACAGCTAACGAGTTAAAACAACTTTTGGAGCAATATAAGGAGCCAGATCCATCTGCGGAACAGCAAACCAACATTATTGGCAAAGTGATGACAAAACCAGACTTGCGCTATGTTGCTCTAGTGCCCACCGCTAAATTGGATCAGGTAAAACAAGGGCAGGCCTGTACACTGCGGTTTGAAGATGTAGACGCCGCTATTGAAGCGGAAATCTACCGCATTGATAAAAATCCACAACAACACGAAAGCCTGGTGGTGTTCAGCATTACCCAGATTACCGGAAATCTGATTTCCATCCGTCAAAACAAGGCAGAAGTTATTTTTAATAGCCATACCGGTTTAAAAATCCCAAAGACCGCTTTGCATACGTCCGAGGATGGTACACCAGGGGTTTATATTAAGCATGGCGCCAACCTCAACTTTAAAAAAGTGGAGATTCTTTATGAAAATGAAGAATACATTTTGTGCGCGCATCATTCCACAGAGCAGGAGTATTTGCAATTATACGATACCATTATTGTACAAGGGAAGGATCTTTATGATGGAAAACCAATTCGATAG
- the miaA gene encoding tRNA (adenosine(37)-N6)-dimethylallyltransferase MiaA encodes MNRFGIALMAGQSSLRLQKKGLKNSLEEHNKIPLIVVVGPTASGKTDLSIQIAKRFQGEIVSADSMQIYKGMDIATAKPTKEEQQGIPHHLMDFLDPRQPFSVSDYVQLANQAIDGILARGNQPVLVGGTGLYVDSLVENITFTETETDQQYRKQLQQLAEEQGGEYLLRQLEQIDPEYAKTLHPNNCNRIIRGLEIYHTTGVPMTQHLQNSRLHPSRFHPCYIGLNYQDRQHLYDRINLRVDLMMEQGLLQEAKAVYDTPGLKTAYQAIGYKELSRYFSGEESLEQALETIKQQTRRYAKRQLTWFRRNPNIHWIFPDSVETIQTIYEQSFEIIEKSLYL; translated from the coding sequence ATGAATCGATTCGGTATTGCCCTCATGGCAGGCCAGTCATCCTTACGTTTACAAAAGAAAGGTTTGAAAAACAGTTTGGAAGAACATAATAAAATTCCGTTAATCGTTGTAGTAGGGCCTACTGCGTCCGGAAAAACCGATTTAAGCATCCAAATCGCCAAGCGATTCCAAGGGGAAATCGTTTCGGCGGATTCCATGCAGATTTACAAAGGAATGGATATCGCCACCGCAAAGCCCACCAAAGAGGAACAGCAGGGGATTCCCCATCATCTGATGGATTTCCTTGACCCTCGCCAGCCATTCAGCGTGTCCGATTATGTACAGTTGGCAAACCAGGCGATTGATGGTATCCTTGCCCGTGGGAACCAGCCCGTCTTGGTGGGGGGAACCGGACTGTATGTGGATTCTCTGGTGGAAAATATCACCTTTACCGAAACGGAAACCGACCAGCAGTATCGAAAACAACTGCAACAGCTGGCGGAAGAACAGGGCGGGGAATATCTGCTGCGCCAATTGGAACAGATTGACCCAGAATATGCGAAAACCCTCCATCCCAACAACTGCAACCGGATTATCCGTGGACTGGAGATTTACCATACCACTGGTGTTCCTATGACCCAACACCTGCAAAACAGCAGACTACACCCTTCCCGTTTTCATCCGTGTTACATTGGGCTGAACTACCAGGACCGCCAGCATTTGTATGACAGGATTAACCTGCGGGTAGATTTGATGATGGAACAAGGACTGCTGCAGGAAGCAAAGGCTGTTTACGATACGCCGGGGCTGAAAACTGCTTACCAGGCCATTGGCTACAAAGAGCTGAGCCGTTATTTTTCCGGTGAGGAAAGCCTGGAACAGGCGCTGGAAACCATCAAGCAGCAAACCCGCCGCTATGCCAAACGCCAACTGACATGGTTCCGCAGAAATCCCAATATTCATTGGATTTTCCCCGATTCTGTGGAAACTATCCAAACAATTTATGAACAAAGCTTTGAAATCATAGAAAAATCCTTGTATTTGTGA